The Zavarzinella sp. sequence ATGAATACCTCCTGGCGGCGGTGTCTTTAGGCGCAAAGGCTGCTGTGGGAAGCAGTTACAACTTTTCAGCCCCTATCTACCTGGCACTGTTGCGTGCCGTGGAAGCGGGCGATTGGCCCCTTGCACGTGCGTTGCAATATCAGGGTTTGCAGATCATTCAGGTGCTGGCGAAATACGGTTATCTTGCCGCTTCCAAGTGCGTGCTGGAGCATCTGGGTATTGCTGTGGGAACGACGCGGTTACCATTGCTGCCACTAGATGCGACCCAAGAAGCAGAATTGAAGGCAGACCTGGATCAGATTGGATTTTGGGAATTGGTCACGCCAACTTCATAAATTCATCCCACAGTAGTTGACAAGAAGCGGGTGTCTGCTACTATAATAGTGTACACAATTCCATGGATGGCACCATGTCGAACGAGAAGAGCCCCATACTGGCTGATTTAACGGAAGAACAGTTGGAAGCAGTGACCCACCTGCATGGACCATTGCTGGTACTGGCGGGTGCTGGGTCAGGTAAAACGCGAGTGATAACACGACGTGTGGCGTGGTTGCTGGAGCAGGGGGTTCGTCCTTCAAATATTCTGGCAATCACCTTTACCAATAAAGCCGCTGGTGAGATGAAACAGCGGGTGGAAGCAGTGGTGCCAGGGAACCAGGTTTGGGTAAGCACCTTTCACAGCCTGGGGGTGCGTTTACTTCGACAATATGCCGATCGAATTGGCATTTCGCGAGACTTTTCCATTTTCGATGTGGATGACCGCACCAAATTGGTCAAATTGTCAATGGAGCGTGCAAATATCGACAATGTGAAAATTACCCCAGAGCAGGTGGGGCATGCCATCAGTAAAGCGAAGAATTTATTGCTGACACCTGAAAAATATGCTCGGAGTAATAGCGATTACTTTACTTCGAACGTGGCAATGATTTATTCCCACTATCAAAAGCGGATGCGGGAAGCAAATGCAATGGATTTTGACGATCTGCTGTATATTCCCGCACTGTTATTAAAACATGATGAGGAAATTCGGGCAGAACTGGATGCCCGCTTTCGCTACATCCTGATTGATGAATACCAGGATACCAACACCGCACAGTATGAGTTGGCGAAAGCACTCTCTAAGGACTACCGCAACCTCTGCGTGGTGGGTGATCCGGATCAGTCAATCTATCGCTGGCGTGGGTCGGACATTCGTAACATTCTTGACTTTGAGAAAGACTTCCCGGAAGCCAAGGTTGTCACTCTGGCGAAAAACTACCGCAGCACACCAGCGATTCTGCATGCTGCCAGCCATTTGATTGCCAACAATCGCGAACGGAAGAAAAAAACACTGATTGCCAGCAAGCCCGAAGGTGCTCCCGTGCGGCATCTGGTGTTTGAAACTGGCCAACATGAGGCGGCCAGCATTGCCCAACTGATTAAAAAATCGGTGCAGCTTGGCCTGCGGCGATATCGTGATATTGCAATATTCGTGAGAATGAATGCACTGACGAGATCTTTAGAAACTTCGCTGATTCACCAGGGGGTGCCATTTCAAATTGTGAAAGGGCTGGCGTTCTTTGATCGAAAAGAAAATAAGGATGTGATTGCTTATCTTCGCCTGCTGGTGAATCCCACCGATACGATTTCGTTTCTGCGGGTGGTCAACGAACCCGCCCGTGGGATTGGGAAGGTGTCGCTGGATCATCTGCAGACGTATGCGGAAGACAACCAGGTCAGCCTGCTGGAAGCGGCAGCAAATGCCCCACGGATACCGGCGATACGCGGGAAGGCAGTTCATGCCTTAAAGTCTTTCGCACAAATGATTTACGGTATGCAGGCCAATTTATCGCTCGCCCCAGCCGATTTGATTGCCCATGTGATTGAGACGTCTGGCTATCGAGATATGTATGCCACCTCTCGCGATCCAGACGATCAGGAACGACTGGCGAACATTGAGGAATTAATTACCTCGGCACGGGAATTTTCGAATCAGCTCCCCACCGGTACGTTGCAGGATTTTCTGGAGCAGATCACGCTGGCAAGCGATGTAGATAACTGGAATGAGAAATCGGATTGCGTGTCCGTAATGACCATGCATGCTTCAAAAGGACTGGAGTTTCCGGTGGTTTACATTGTTGCGATGGAGCAGGGCATTTTGCCTGGTTCCCGCAGCCTTGATCCGAACAAGCCGGAAGAACTGGAAGAGGAACGCCGGGTGGCATTTGTGGGGATGACCCGGGCAATGGACGAGTTGTATTTGTGTTCCGCACAATTACGCGATTTTCGTGGGCAAACAAATTATGCCATTGTCAGTCAGTTTATTGAGGAATTGCCGGAAGATGTTATCCAGCAAGACTTTAGCAGCAATCGTGGCAGGCAGCCTGCTTTTGAAAGCTGGCGGACAAAAATGACGCGTGAACTGGGCGAATCATCCCCACGCGAGCGTGATGAGGAGATAAGTATTTTTCGGCCAGCAAAGAAGACTGCTGGCTCAGGCGATACTAGTTCCGGTGGGGGCGATTTGTACCCACCCGGCACTCTGGTAATGCATGATGAATATGGTCTGGGAACAGTCAGGGAAGTCAGTGGCATAGGTGCGATGCGAAAAATCAAAATCCAGTTCGCACGAGGCGGAATGAAGACATTCGTGGCTGCGAAAGCAAAATTGACGGTCATCCCACCCAAATAGAATTAATTCCGGTGCAGTGGATCGTTCAAGGTGCGGGCGGCACGAATCAATTCAATGAAACTATTATGGTGTTGGATTGAAGCAAATGACGTGTTGTTAAGCACATCATTAATATGCAGGCCATTTCTTAAACCAAACGCAAGCATCTCCACAGCATATTCAGCATACTTTTCATCCATTGCTGCCAGCATCGTATAGCACTCGGCGACCTGCATACTGACAACGGGTCGATGATCTACTTTCAGGATATGTCTGATGTCTGCAAGGCATTTATCAACATTTTTCAGCTCCGCATTCAATTTCGCCCGCAAGAGGTAGAATGGGGTGGCATCCGGAAACAGTTCGATCCCCTTATTGGCGGTGTTCAACGCCTCATCGAGCAAGTGCAGGTTCTCAAACTCCACCGAAGCCTGATTCAACAATGGATACCAGTTATTCGGGTCGAGCTCGGATGCATTCTGAAAAGCCTCAATTGCATCACGGTATTCTTTTCGCTGTGCGAAAATGATCCCACGTTCCAGCCAGCTATCAGAGTCAACGGGAATCAACTGCATCCCAGCAACAACATCCTGTTCCGCCAACTCAGCCTGGTCGTTCATTCGATGCAGTCGTGAGCGAATTAAATACGCTTTCACAGGTGGTTGATGCATTCCCAAAACCTGATCCAGATCTTTGATGCCATCCTGATATTGCCTCAATCCCAGATAAATCAAGGACCTTCGAATCCGGTATTCCGCCGATGCGGGATCAAATCGTATCGCCTGATCGATATCTTTGAGTGCCAACGATGAATTTCGTAACTGAATCTGCGACAAACAGCGCAGATAATAAATCGCAGACACATGTGGCTTCAGAGCAATTGCGGCCGAATAGCTGCCAATCGCATCTGGATAAGCAGTACTACGATCCTGGCAATAGCCCAATAACAACCAGGCGAGTGGGTCGTTTTGGCGGATTGTGAGCGCATCTCTCAAATAGTTGATTGCTTCCGAATTTTTCCGAACGCTGGATAACTGAGCAGCCGTGAGAACAAGATCAGTAAAACCAGCTGGTTTCAAACTTTTCAAGTCTGGCTTCGATTGTGACCTCGCAGCACTGATCAGTTGTTGTTGCAAACTCAGCGCAGTGGGTGCATCTTCCTGAAG is a genomic window containing:
- a CDS encoding UvrD-helicase domain-containing protein, translating into MSNEKSPILADLTEEQLEAVTHLHGPLLVLAGAGSGKTRVITRRVAWLLEQGVRPSNILAITFTNKAAGEMKQRVEAVVPGNQVWVSTFHSLGVRLLRQYADRIGISRDFSIFDVDDRTKLVKLSMERANIDNVKITPEQVGHAISKAKNLLLTPEKYARSNSDYFTSNVAMIYSHYQKRMREANAMDFDDLLYIPALLLKHDEEIRAELDARFRYILIDEYQDTNTAQYELAKALSKDYRNLCVVGDPDQSIYRWRGSDIRNILDFEKDFPEAKVVTLAKNYRSTPAILHAASHLIANNRERKKKTLIASKPEGAPVRHLVFETGQHEAASIAQLIKKSVQLGLRRYRDIAIFVRMNALTRSLETSLIHQGVPFQIVKGLAFFDRKENKDVIAYLRLLVNPTDTISFLRVVNEPARGIGKVSLDHLQTYAEDNQVSLLEAAANAPRIPAIRGKAVHALKSFAQMIYGMQANLSLAPADLIAHVIETSGYRDMYATSRDPDDQERLANIEELITSAREFSNQLPTGTLQDFLEQITLASDVDNWNEKSDCVSVMTMHASKGLEFPVVYIVAMEQGILPGSRSLDPNKPEELEEERRVAFVGMTRAMDELYLCSAQLRDFRGQTNYAIVSQFIEELPEDVIQQDFSSNRGRQPAFESWRTKMTRELGESSPRERDEEISIFRPAKKTAGSGDTSSGGGDLYPPGTLVMHDEYGLGTVREVSGIGAMRKIKIQFARGGMKTFVAAKAKLTVIPPK